A DNA window from Enterobacter asburiae contains the following coding sequences:
- the trmA gene encoding tRNA (uridine(54)-C5)-methyltransferase TrmA codes for MTPEHLPTEQYDAQLAEKVVRLQSMMTPFNAPVPEVFRSPVSHYRMRAEFRIWHDGDDLYHIIFDQQTKSRIRVDSFPAASELINQLMTLIMDGVRNNPVLRNKLFQIDYLTTQSNQAIVSLLYHKALNDEWREQAEALRNALRAQNINVHLIGRATKTKIMLDQDYIDERLPVAGKEMVYRQVENSFTQPNAAMNVQMLEWALKATEGSTGDLLELYCGNGNFSLALARNFDRVLATEIAKPSVAAAQYNIAANHIDNVQIIRMAAEEFTQAMNGVRQFNRLEGIDLKSYQCETIFVDPPRSGLDSETEKMVQAYPRILYISCNPETLCKNLETLGQTHKIERLALFDQFPYTHHMECGVLLTAR; via the coding sequence ATGACCCCAGAACACCTCCCGACAGAACAGTACGACGCGCAGCTGGCAGAGAAAGTCGTCCGCCTGCAAAGTATGATGACGCCTTTCAACGCGCCCGTTCCCGAGGTGTTCCGCTCTCCCGTCAGCCACTACCGCATGCGCGCCGAATTCCGCATCTGGCACGACGGCGACGACCTGTACCACATCATTTTCGATCAGCAGACGAAATCCCGTATTCGCGTGGACAGCTTTCCGGCGGCGAGCGAGCTCATTAACCAATTGATGACGCTGATAATGGACGGCGTGCGCAACAATCCGGTACTGCGTAACAAGCTGTTCCAGATTGACTACCTGACCACGCAAAGCAATCAGGCGATTGTCTCCCTGCTGTACCACAAAGCGCTCAATGACGAGTGGCGCGAGCAGGCAGAAGCGCTGCGCAATGCCCTGCGCGCGCAGAACATCAACGTTCACCTGATTGGCCGCGCGACAAAAACCAAAATCATGCTGGATCAGGACTACATCGACGAGCGCCTGCCGGTGGCAGGTAAAGAGATGGTGTATCGTCAGGTCGAGAACAGCTTTACCCAGCCAAACGCTGCGATGAACGTGCAGATGCTGGAGTGGGCGCTGAAGGCGACGGAAGGGTCAACGGGCGATCTGCTTGAGCTCTACTGCGGTAACGGCAACTTCTCGCTGGCGCTGGCGCGTAATTTCGATCGCGTTCTGGCAACGGAAATCGCCAAGCCGTCGGTGGCTGCCGCGCAGTACAACATCGCCGCTAACCATATCGATAACGTGCAGATCATTCGTATGGCCGCGGAAGAGTTCACGCAGGCCATGAACGGCGTTCGCCAGTTTAACCGCCTGGAAGGGATCGATTTGAAAAGCTACCAGTGTGAGACGATTTTTGTCGACCCGCCGCGCAGTGGCCTGGACAGCGAAACCGAGAAGATGGTGCAGGCGTACCCGCGTATTTTGTACATCTCCTGCAACCCGGAGACGCTGTGCAAGAACCTCGAAACATTAGGCCAGACGCACAAGATTGAACGTCTGGCGCTGTTCGATCAGTTCCCGTATACGCACCATATGGAGTGCGGCGTTTTACTTACCGCACGGTGA
- a CDS encoding YijD family membrane protein encodes MKQSGQDKGTLLLALIAGLSINGTFAAIFSSIVPFSIFPLIALVLTVYCLHQRYLNRTMPVGLPGLAAACFILGVLLYSTVVRAEYPDIGSNFFPAVLSVALVFWIGSRMRSRKSQLPE; translated from the coding sequence ATGAAACAGTCAGGTCAGGATAAAGGGACGCTGTTGCTGGCATTGATCGCTGGCTTATCCATTAATGGTACGTTTGCCGCTATTTTTAGCTCAATCGTTCCATTTTCGATTTTCCCGCTTATTGCGCTGGTGCTGACGGTTTACTGCCTGCATCAACGTTACCTGAACCGCACCATGCCGGTGGGGTTACCGGGGCTGGCCGCTGCCTGCTTTATTCTGGGCGTATTGCTGTATAGCACGGTGGTTCGCGCGGAGTATCCGGATATCGGCTCTAACTTCTTCCCTGCGGTACTGTCTGTGGCGCTGGTGTTCTGGATTGGCTCGCGCATGCGTAGCCGTAAAAGCCAGTTACCAGAGTAA
- the fabR gene encoding HTH-type transcriptional repressor FabR, which translates to MMGVRAQQKEKTRRSLVEAAFSQLSAERSFASLSLREVAREAGIAPTSFYRHFRDVDELGLTMVDESGLMLRQLMRQARQRIAKGGSVIRTSVSTFMEFIGNNPNAFRLLLRERSGTSAAFRAAVAREIQHFIAELADYLELENHMPRAFTEAQAEAMVTIVFSAGAEALDVSIEQRKQLEERLVLQLRMISKGAYYWYRREQEKLAHQTEE; encoded by the coding sequence GTGATGGGCGTAAGAGCACAACAAAAAGAGAAAACCCGGCGTTCGCTGGTGGAAGCCGCATTCAGTCAACTGAGTGCTGAGCGGAGTTTTGCCAGTTTGAGCCTGCGCGAAGTCGCACGCGAGGCCGGGATTGCGCCAACGTCCTTCTATCGTCATTTCCGTGATGTGGATGAACTGGGCCTGACTATGGTCGACGAGAGCGGTCTGATGCTGCGCCAGCTGATGCGGCAGGCGCGTCAGCGTATCGCCAAAGGGGGCAGCGTGATCCGCACCTCCGTATCGACCTTTATGGAATTTATCGGCAATAACCCCAACGCGTTTCGTCTGCTTCTGCGCGAGCGTTCGGGCACATCGGCGGCGTTTCGTGCCGCCGTCGCGCGTGAAATTCAGCACTTCATCGCGGAACTTGCCGACTATCTTGAACTCGAAAACCATATGCCGCGTGCGTTTACTGAAGCACAGGCCGAGGCGATGGTGACGATTGTTTTCAGCGCGGGTGCCGAAGCGCTGGATGTCAGCATTGAACAACGCAAACAGCTCGAAGAGCGACTGGTATTGCAGCTCAGGATGATCTCCAAAGGCGCGTACTACTGGTATCGCCGTGAACAAGAGAAACTGGCACATCAAACCGAAGAGTGA
- the sthA gene encoding Si-specific NAD(P)(+) transhydrogenase, protein MPHSYDYDAIVIGSGPGGEGAAMGLVKQGARVAVIERYHNVGGGCTHWGTIPSKALRHAVSRIIEFNQNPLYSDHSRLLRSSFADILNHADTVINQQTRMRQGFYERNHCEILQGNAHFVDEHTLALECHDGSVETITAEKFVIACGSRPYHPADVDFSHPRVYDSDSILSLHHEPRHVIIYGAGVIGCEYASIFRGMDVKVDLINTRDRLLAFLDQEMSDSLSYHFWNSGVVIRHNEEYEKIEGCDDGVIMHLKSGKKLKADCLLYANGRTGNTDSLQLENIGLETDSRGQLKVNSMYQTALPHVYAVGDVIGYPSLASAAYDQGRIAAQALVKGEATAHLIEDIPTGIYTIPEISSVGKTEQQLTSMKVPYEVGRAQFKHLARAQIVGMSVGTLKILFHRETKEILGIHCFGERAAEIIHIGQAIMEQKGGGNTIEYFVNTTFNYPTMAEAYRVAALNGLNRLF, encoded by the coding sequence ATGCCACATTCCTACGATTACGACGCAATAGTTATTGGTTCCGGCCCCGGCGGCGAAGGTGCTGCTATGGGTCTGGTGAAACAGGGAGCCAGAGTAGCGGTCATCGAGCGCTACCATAATGTCGGCGGCGGTTGCACCCACTGGGGCACCATCCCTTCGAAAGCCCTCCGCCACGCCGTTAGCCGCATTATCGAATTTAACCAGAACCCTCTTTACAGCGACCACTCCCGACTTCTTCGTTCATCCTTTGCTGATATCCTGAATCACGCGGATACCGTTATTAACCAGCAGACACGCATGCGTCAGGGATTTTATGAGCGTAATCACTGTGAAATTTTGCAGGGCAACGCGCATTTTGTGGATGAACACACCCTGGCACTCGAATGCCACGACGGTTCGGTTGAAACCATCACGGCTGAAAAATTTGTGATCGCCTGCGGCTCACGCCCTTACCATCCGGCCGACGTGGACTTCTCGCATCCGCGCGTCTACGACAGCGACTCGATTCTGAGCCTGCACCATGAGCCTCGCCACGTCATTATCTATGGCGCAGGGGTCATTGGTTGCGAATATGCGTCGATCTTCCGCGGAATGGACGTCAAAGTTGACCTGATCAACACCCGTGACCGCCTGCTGGCGTTCCTCGATCAGGAGATGTCGGACTCTCTCTCCTACCACTTCTGGAACAGCGGCGTGGTGATTCGCCACAACGAAGAGTACGAGAAGATCGAAGGCTGCGACGACGGGGTGATCATGCACCTGAAGTCCGGTAAGAAGCTGAAAGCAGACTGTCTGCTGTACGCCAACGGTCGTACCGGCAACACCGATTCACTGCAGCTGGAAAATATCGGGCTTGAAACCGACAGCCGCGGTCAGCTGAAGGTCAACAGCATGTATCAGACCGCCCTGCCGCACGTTTACGCGGTCGGCGACGTGATTGGCTACCCAAGCCTGGCCTCAGCCGCTTACGACCAGGGACGCATCGCCGCACAGGCGCTGGTAAAAGGCGAAGCGACGGCGCACCTGATCGAAGATATTCCGACGGGGATCTATACCATCCCGGAAATCAGTTCAGTCGGGAAAACCGAGCAGCAGCTGACGTCAATGAAGGTGCCTTACGAGGTGGGACGTGCCCAGTTTAAACATCTGGCGCGGGCGCAAATCGTGGGGATGAGCGTGGGAACGCTGAAGATCCTGTTCCATCGCGAAACGAAAGAGATCCTCGGCATTCACTGCTTTGGTGAACGCGCGGCGGAAATCATTCATATCGGCCAGGCGATAATGGAGCAGAAAGGCGGTGGTAACACCATTGAGTACTTCGTTAACACCACCTTTAACTACCCGACCATGGCGGAAGCCTATCGGGTAGCTGCGCTGAACGGCTTAAACCGCCTGTTTTAA
- the oxyR gene encoding DNA-binding transcriptional regulator OxyR: MNIRDLEYLVALAEHRHFRRAADSCHVSQPTLSGQIRKLEDELGVMLLERTSRKVLFTQAGLLLVDQARTVLREVKVLKEMASQQGEAMSGPLHIGLIPTVGPYLLPHIIPMLHQTFPKLEMYLHEAQTHQLLAQLDSGKLDCAILALVKESEAFIEVPLFDEPMMLAIYEDHPWANRDRVPMADLAGEKLLMLEDGHCLRDQAMGFCFEAGADEDTHFRATSLETLRNMVAAGSGITLLPALAVPRERKRDGVVYLPCIKPEPRRTIGLVYRPGSPLRSRYEQLAEAIRGSMDGHFDSALKQAV; this comes from the coding sequence ATGAATATTCGTGATCTTGAATACCTGGTAGCGTTAGCCGAGCATCGTCACTTTCGCCGCGCGGCAGATTCCTGCCACGTCAGCCAGCCCACGCTGAGCGGTCAGATCCGCAAGCTGGAAGACGAGCTGGGCGTGATGCTGCTGGAGCGCACCAGTCGTAAGGTTCTGTTCACACAGGCAGGTCTTCTGCTGGTGGATCAGGCGCGCACCGTGCTGCGCGAGGTCAAAGTGCTCAAGGAAATGGCAAGCCAGCAGGGGGAGGCGATGTCCGGCCCGCTGCATATCGGCCTGATCCCAACCGTTGGCCCGTACCTGTTGCCGCACATCATTCCGATGCTGCACCAGACGTTCCCGAAACTCGAAATGTACCTGCATGAAGCGCAAACCCATCAGCTGCTCGCGCAGTTAGACAGCGGCAAGCTCGACTGCGCCATTCTGGCGCTGGTGAAAGAGAGTGAAGCCTTTATTGAAGTGCCGCTGTTTGATGAGCCGATGATGCTGGCGATCTATGAAGATCACCCGTGGGCGAACCGCGATCGCGTACCGATGGCCGATCTGGCCGGTGAAAAGCTGCTGATGCTGGAAGATGGCCACTGCCTGCGCGATCAGGCGATGGGCTTTTGCTTCGAAGCGGGTGCGGATGAGGATACCCATTTCCGCGCAACCAGCCTGGAAACGCTGCGTAATATGGTCGCGGCGGGAAGCGGTATTACGCTGCTGCCTGCGCTGGCCGTACCGCGCGAGCGTAAACGTGATGGCGTGGTTTATCTGCCGTGCATTAAGCCGGAGCCGCGTCGCACTATCGGCCTGGTGTATCGTCCGGGTTCACCGCTGCGCAGCCGCTATGAGCAGCTGGCAGAGGCCATCCGTGGTTCGATGGATGGCCATTTCGACAGCGCGTTAAAACAGGCGGTTTAA
- the argH gene encoding argininosuccinate lyase, which yields MALWGGRFTQAADQRFKQFNDSLRFDYRLAEQDIVGSVAWSRALVTVGVLTADEQLRLEEALNNLLEEVRLNPQQILESDAEDIHSWVEGKLIDKVGQLGKKLHTGRSRNDQVATDLKLWCKDTVGELLAANRQLQSALVETAQNNQDAVMPGYTHLQRAQPVTFAHWCLAYVEMLARDESRLQDTLKRLDVSPLGSGALAGTAYEIDREQLAGWLGFASATRNSLDSVSDRDHVLELLSNASIGMVHLSRFAEDLIFFNSGEAGFVELSDRVTSGSSLMPQKKNPDALELIRGKCGRVQGALTGMMMTLKGLPLAYNKDMQEDKEGLFDALDTWLDCLHMGALVLDGIQVKRPRCQEAAQQGYANSTELADYLVAKGVPFREAHHIVGEAVVEAIRQGKPLEDLALADLQKFSAVIGDDVYPILALQSCLDKRAAKGGVSPKQVAQAIADAKNRLV from the coding sequence ATGGCACTTTGGGGTGGGCGTTTTACACAGGCAGCGGATCAGCGGTTCAAACAGTTCAACGACTCTTTGCGCTTCGACTACCGCCTGGCCGAACAGGATATTGTCGGCTCTGTGGCCTGGTCCAGGGCGCTGGTAACGGTAGGCGTACTGACCGCCGACGAACAATTACGGCTGGAAGAGGCGCTGAACAATCTGCTGGAAGAGGTGCGTCTTAACCCGCAGCAGATCCTCGAAAGCGATGCTGAAGATATTCACAGCTGGGTGGAAGGCAAGCTTATCGACAAAGTCGGCCAGCTGGGTAAAAAGCTGCATACCGGCCGCAGCCGTAACGACCAGGTCGCCACCGACCTGAAGCTGTGGTGTAAAGATACCGTTGGCGAACTGCTGGCGGCTAACCGTCAGCTGCAGAGCGCGCTGGTGGAGACCGCGCAGAACAACCAGGACGCGGTGATGCCGGGTTATACCCACCTGCAGCGCGCCCAGCCGGTGACCTTCGCGCACTGGTGTCTGGCCTACGTTGAGATGCTGGCGCGTGACGAAAGCCGTCTGCAGGATACCCTGAAACGTCTGGACGTCAGCCCGCTGGGCAGCGGCGCGCTGGCCGGTACGGCGTATGAAATCGACCGTGAACAGCTGGCAGGCTGGCTGGGCTTTGCCTCCGCCACCCGTAACAGCCTGGACAGCGTGTCCGACCGCGACCACGTGCTGGAGCTGCTCTCCAATGCGTCTATCGGGATGGTGCATCTGTCGCGCTTTGCCGAAGACCTGATCTTCTTTAACTCTGGCGAAGCGGGCTTCGTCGAGCTGTCCGACCGCGTGACCTCAGGCTCCTCCCTGATGCCGCAGAAGAAAAATCCGGACGCGCTGGAGCTGATCCGCGGCAAGTGTGGTCGCGTGCAGGGCGCGCTGACCGGCATGATGATGACCCTGAAAGGGCTGCCGCTGGCGTATAACAAAGACATGCAGGAAGACAAAGAAGGGCTGTTCGACGCGCTCGACACCTGGCTGGACTGTCTGCATATGGGCGCGCTGGTGCTGGACGGCATTCAGGTGAAACGTCCGCGCTGCCAGGAAGCGGCGCAGCAGGGCTATGCGAACTCTACCGAACTGGCGGATTATCTGGTGGCGAAAGGCGTACCTTTCCGTGAAGCGCACCACATTGTGGGTGAAGCGGTGGTGGAAGCCATTCGTCAGGGTAAACCGCTGGAAGATCTGGCGCTGGCCGACCTGCAGAAGTTCAGCGCGGTTATCGGGGATGATGTGTATCCGATCCTTGCGCTGCAGTCTTGTCTGGATAAACGTGCCGCGAAAGGCGGCGTGTCGCCTAAGCAGGTGGCGCAGGCGATAGCGGATGCGAAAAACCGGTTGGTTTGA
- the argB gene encoding acetylglutamate kinase yields the protein MMNPLIIKLGGVLLDSEEALERLFTALVNYRESHQRPLVIVHGGGCVVDELMKGLNLPVKKKNGLRVTPADQIDIITGALAGTANKTLLAWAKKHHIASVGLYLGDGDSVKVTQLDEELGHVGLAQPGSPKLINTLLEGGFLPVVSSIGVTEEGELMNVNADQAATALAATLGADLILLSDVSGILDGKGQRIAEMTAEKAEQLIAQGIITDGMIVKVNAALDAARTLGRPVDIASWRHAEQLPALFNGTPIGTRILA from the coding sequence ATGATGAACCCATTAATTATCAAACTCGGTGGTGTACTGCTGGACAGCGAAGAAGCGCTGGAGCGTCTGTTTACCGCGCTGGTGAACTATCGCGAATCACACCAGCGTCCGCTGGTGATTGTCCACGGCGGCGGCTGCGTGGTGGATGAGCTGATGAAAGGGCTCAACCTGCCGGTGAAAAAGAAGAACGGCCTGCGCGTCACGCCTGCTGACCAGATTGACATCATTACCGGTGCGCTGGCGGGTACGGCGAACAAAACGCTGCTGGCGTGGGCGAAGAAACACCACATCGCGTCCGTCGGCCTCTATCTGGGCGATGGCGACAGCGTAAAAGTGACCCAGCTCGACGAAGAGCTCGGCCACGTTGGACTGGCGCAGCCGGGTTCGCCTAAGCTGATTAACACGCTGCTGGAAGGAGGTTTCCTGCCGGTGGTGAGCTCTATCGGCGTGACCGAAGAGGGCGAGCTGATGAACGTCAACGCTGACCAGGCGGCGACGGCACTGGCGGCAACGCTGGGTGCGGATCTGATCCTGCTCTCCGACGTGAGCGGCATTCTGGACGGCAAAGGCCAGCGCATTGCGGAAATGACGGCTGAGAAAGCCGAGCAGCTGATTGCCCAGGGCATTATTACCGACGGCATGATCGTCAAAGTGAACGCCGCGCTGGATGCCGCACGCACGCTGGGCCGCCCGGTGGATATCGCCTCCTGGCGTCACGCGGAACAACTGCCGGCGCTGTTTAACGGCACGCCGATTGGCACGCGTATTCTGGCGTAA
- the argC gene encoding N-acetyl-gamma-glutamyl-phosphate reductase, translated as MLNTLIVGASGYAGAELVSYVNRHPHMTITALTVSAQSNDAGKLISDLHPQLKGLVDLPLQPMSDISEFTDGVDVVFLATAHEVSHDLAPQFLAAGCVVFDLSGAFRVNDGAFYEKYYGFTHQHPDLLEKAVYGLAEWSADKLKEADLIAVPGCYPTAAQLSLKPLIDAGLLDLSQWPVINATSGVSGAGRKAAISNSFCEVSLQPYGVFNHRHHPEITTHLGADVIFTPHLGSFPRGILETITCRLKPGVTKEQVNEAFTQAYADKPLVRLYDKGVPALKNVVGLPFCDIGFAVQGEHLIVVAAEDNLLKGAAAQAMQCANIRFGFPETQALI; from the coding sequence ATGTTGAATACGCTGATTGTAGGCGCTAGCGGTTATGCGGGCGCAGAGCTTGTAAGCTACGTGAATCGCCATCCACATATGACCATAACCGCTTTGACCGTGTCAGCGCAAAGCAATGATGCAGGAAAGTTAATTTCCGATTTGCATCCGCAGCTTAAGGGTCTTGTCGATCTGCCGCTGCAGCCCATGTCTGACATCAGCGAGTTTACCGACGGCGTCGACGTGGTGTTTTTAGCCACCGCGCACGAGGTCAGCCACGACCTGGCGCCGCAGTTCCTGGCGGCTGGCTGCGTGGTCTTCGACCTTTCCGGCGCGTTCCGCGTGAACGACGGTGCGTTTTACGAAAAATATTACGGTTTCACCCATCAGCATCCGGATCTGCTGGAAAAAGCGGTGTACGGCCTGGCGGAGTGGAGCGCAGATAAACTGAAAGAAGCGGACCTGATTGCCGTTCCGGGCTGCTACCCGACGGCGGCGCAGCTTTCCCTGAAGCCGCTGATCGACGCAGGCCTGCTGGATCTGAGCCAGTGGCCGGTGATCAACGCCACTAGCGGCGTGAGCGGTGCAGGACGCAAGGCCGCTATCTCCAACAGCTTCTGCGAAGTGAGCCTTCAGCCGTATGGCGTGTTTAATCACCGTCATCACCCTGAAATCACGACGCATCTGGGCGCGGACGTCATTTTCACGCCGCATCTGGGCAGCTTCCCGCGCGGGATCCTCGAAACCATTACCTGCCGCCTGAAGCCGGGCGTGACCAAAGAGCAGGTGAACGAGGCCTTCACGCAGGCGTATGCGGATAAACCGCTGGTGCGCCTGTACGATAAAGGCGTGCCGGCGCTGAAAAACGTGGTCGGCCTGCCGTTCTGCGACATCGGCTTTGCCGTGCAGGGCGAGCATCTCATCGTTGTCGCCGCAGAAGATAACTTACTCAAAGGCGCTGCCGCACAGGCAATGCAGTGTGCAAATATTCGTTTCGGTTTCCCGGAAACGCAGGCTCTTATTTAA
- the argE gene encoding acetylornithine deacetylase, with translation MKMNLPPFIEIYRALIATPSISATEEALDQSNESLINLLAGWFSDLGFNVEVQPVPGTRHKFNLLASTGTGAGGLLLAGHTDTVPFDDGRWTRDPFTLTEHDNKLYGLGTADMKGFFAFILDALRDVDVTKLKKPLYILATADEETSMAGARYFSENTSIRPDCAIIGEPTSLQPIRAHKGHISTAVRVLGQSGHSSDPARGVNAIELMHDAIGRIMTLRDDLKERYHYDAFTVPYPTLNLGSLHGGDASNRICACCELHMDIRPLPGMTLSDLDGLLNEALAPVSERWPGRLTVSELHPPIPGYECPPDHQLVEVVEKLLGEKTDVVNYCTEAPFIQTLCPTLVLGPGSINQAHQPDEYLETRFIKPTRELITQVVHHFCWH, from the coding sequence ATGAAAATGAACTTACCGCCATTTATCGAGATCTACCGCGCCCTGATTGCCACTCCGTCCATCAGCGCAACGGAAGAAGCGCTGGATCAGAGCAATGAGTCTTTAATCAATCTGCTGGCGGGTTGGTTTAGCGATCTTGGGTTTAACGTTGAGGTTCAGCCCGTTCCCGGAACACGCCACAAATTTAACCTGCTCGCCAGCACCGGAACCGGTGCGGGCGGCCTGCTGCTGGCCGGCCATACCGACACCGTGCCGTTTGACGATGGCCGCTGGACGCGCGATCCGTTCACCCTGACCGAGCACGACAACAAGCTCTATGGTCTGGGCACCGCCGACATGAAAGGCTTCTTCGCCTTTATCCTCGACGCGCTGCGTGACGTGGACGTGACGAAGCTGAAAAAACCGCTCTACATTCTGGCGACCGCCGACGAAGAAACCAGCATGGCGGGCGCGCGCTACTTCTCGGAAAATACGTCGATTCGCCCGGATTGCGCGATCATCGGCGAGCCGACGTCTCTGCAGCCGATCCGCGCGCATAAAGGCCATATCTCTACGGCCGTGCGCGTGCTGGGTCAGTCCGGCCACTCCAGCGACCCGGCGCGCGGCGTGAACGCCATCGAGCTGATGCATGACGCCATCGGCCGCATCATGACCCTGCGCGACGATCTGAAAGAGCGCTACCACTACGACGCGTTCACCGTGCCGTATCCGACGCTGAACCTCGGCAGCCTGCATGGCGGCGATGCCTCCAACCGTATCTGCGCCTGCTGCGAACTGCATATGGACATCCGCCCGCTGCCGGGCATGACCCTCAGCGATCTCGACGGCCTGCTGAATGAAGCGCTGGCGCCGGTGAGCGAGCGCTGGCCGGGCCGCCTGACGGTCTCCGAACTGCATCCGCCGATCCCGGGTTACGAATGCCCGCCGGATCATCAGCTGGTTGAGGTGGTGGAAAAGCTGCTCGGTGAGAAAACCGACGTGGTGAACTACTGCACCGAAGCGCCGTTTATTCAGACGCTTTGCCCTACGCTGGTCCTGGGCCCCGGCTCCATCAACCAGGCCCACCAGCCTGATGAATATCTGGAAACCCGCTTCATCAAGCCAACCCGCGAACTGATTACCCAGGTTGTGCATCACTTCTGCTGGCATTAA